ATGTTACATTGGTTGGAGTACTAACAGCAGATACAATACTTCATATTCCAGATTTCCGCTCATCTGAAAAGACTTTTCAATTATTAACCCAAGTAAGTGGTAGAGCAGGACGCCATGAATTACCAGGTGAAGTCGTTATTCAAACATACACACCTGAGCATTATAGTATTCAATTAGCAAGTGAACATAATTATGATATATTTTATCAAAAGGAAATGGTTCTTAGAAAGCTTCATCAATATCCACCATTCTATTATCTTGCTTTAATTACAGTTTCGCATGCACAGTTATTAAAAGTCGTAGATATAACTGAAAAAATCACTGCATATTTAAGACAACAATTAAGTGACCGAACAATCATATATGGTCCTGTAGCATCACCAGTCGCTCGAGTAAATAATAGATATCGATACCAATGCATGGTAAAATACAAAAATGAACCCAAACTAAGATTAGCTCTAAAGAAAATAGTAGATAAATACCAAGCAGAAATACTTAGAAACAATTTATCTGTTGCTATTGATTTAAACCCACACATACTCATGTGATTAAATACAGAAGAAATGGAAAGTTAACGTATGGACAAGTAATGTAAGAACGTATAATGAAGGGTAATAGGTAAGGAAATGTTTACGAACTTATTCATTCTTTAGAAGGGCAGGATGAGCATGACAAGAGTAGTATTTATGGGAACCCCAGATTTTTCTGTTCCCGTCTTACAACAATTAATAAATGATGGATACGATGTAATAGCAGTTGTAACACAACCAGATCGTCCGAAAGGAAGAAAGAGGGTTTTGACCCCACCCCCTGTGAAGGTTGAAGCTGAAAAGCATGGTATACCAATTTTACAACCAGAAAGGCTTAGTTCAAAAGATGAGTATGAAAAGGTGCTCAGTTTACAACCAGATTTAATTGTTACGGCAGCTTTCGGTCAACTTTTACCGATAGAAATATTAGAAGCTCCTAAGTTTGGCTGTATTAATGTTCATGCTTCACTACTTCCTGAACTTAGGGGTGGTGCGCCAATCCATTATGCAATTATGGAAGGGAATAAGAAATCTGGTATTACGATCATGTATATGGAAAAGAAGCTTGATGCTGGAGACATTATTACTCAAGTAGAGGTTCCAATATCAGAAACTGATCATGTTGGTACATTACATGATAAGTTAAGTGTTGCTGGTGCTAAGCTATTATCAGAAACAGTTCCATTGTTACTAAACAATAAGATTACCGCAAGAAAACAAAATGAAGACGAAGTTACTTTTGCTTATAATATTAAGCGTGAACAAGAAAAAATAGATTGGTCTAGACCTGGATATGAAATTTATAATCAGATTCGTGGCCTTCACCCGTGGCCTGTAGCATATACAATGCTAGATGGACAGGTAATGAAAGTTTGGTGGGGAGAAAAAATGAGTACACATAACGATCACGTAGCTGGAACAATCACCTCTATTGAACAGGATGGTTTCATCGTTTCAACTGGTGATGATATAAGCATAAAAATTACTGAGCTACAGCCAGCAGGCAAGAAGCGCATGACTGCTGAAGAATATTTACGTGGCATGGGTTCTTCATTGCAAGTTGGTGTACAATTAGGAGAAGGACATGAAAAAAAGTAATGTAAGAAATGTTGCACTTGATATACTACTTTCTATAGAAAAAAATCAATCGTATAGCAATATTTTGTTAAATCGTATGATAGAAAAAAATCATCTAAATAGCAAAGACATTGGTCTTCTTACAGAAATAGTTTACGGGACGATTCAACGAAAAATGACGCTTGATTATTTTTTACGTCCGTTTACACAATCTAAACGTAAGATAGAAAAATGGGTTTACATCCTTTTAAGAATGTCTGCTTATCAAATGGTATACCTTGACCGTGTTCCTGATCGCGCGATCATTTTTGAAGCAGTAGAAATTGCTAAGCAACGGGGGCATAAAGGTATTTCTTCAATGGTAAATGGGGTTTTAAGGGCCTTGCAACGGGAAGGAGTTCCTTCCTTAGCAGAAATTACTGATCCTAATGAGCGTCTAGCTATTGAAACAAGTCACCCTAAATGGCTCATCAAACGTTGGGTAGACCAATTAGGTTATGAAGCTACTAAACAAATGTGTGAAGTAAATTTGATGCCTCCAGTTCAAACTGTTAGAGTGAATACGAATAAGTTAACGAAAGACGAGTTGTTAGCCCATCTAAGTGAAGAAGGGTATAATGTAGTACAAGGTGACCTGTCAGACGATGCAATAAAAAGTATGAAAGGAAATCTTGCAAAAACAACAGCCTTTCAAGAAGGTTTGTTTACGGTTCAAGATGAAAGCTCTATGCTTGTAGCTAAATCTTTAAATGTAAAGGAGCATAACACTATTCTTGATGCGTGTAGTGCACCAGGTGGGAAGGCTACACATATAGCAGAACTATTAAAAAATACTGGACGAGTTGTGTCGATTGATCTTCATAAACATAAGGTGAAGCTTGTTCAAGAGCAGGTAGATAGGTTAGAGCTGTCAAATGTTGAAACAAATGTGCTAGATAGCAGAGAAGTTCAGCAATATTATGCACAAGAAAGCTTTGATAGAATTCTTGTTGATGCACCTTGTTCGGGGCTAGGAGTTGTTAGAAGAAAACCGGACATCAAGTACGCTAAGACAGAGGAAGATGTATTGAAGTTAGCTGAAATCCAAATGAGTATTTTAAAAGCTGTAGCACCTTTATTAAAAAAAGATGGGATATTGGTATATAGTACATGTACGATAGATAAAGCTGAAAATAGCGATGTCATCGATAAATTCTTACTAGAACATAAAGAATATGAACAGGATTTAACAATTAATGAGAGGCTCCCAGAAAATGTACGTCCATATGTTCAAAATGGACAACTACAGCTATTGCCTCATTATTTTAAAACAGATGGTTTTTATATAGCATGTTTAAGAAAGCGGGTGTAATGTAAATGGAAGATACAACAAAAACAGAACAAAAGAACAATACAACTAATGATGTGATTAAACCTTCTATTTACTCGTTGAAATTAGAAGAATTACAAAGCTGGCTCAAGTCGAATGGTGAAAAGTCTTATAGAGCTAAACAGATTTTTGAATGGCTTTATATAAAAAGGGTTGATTCATTCGATGATATGACCAACTTATCAAAAAGTTTGAGAGAGTTATTGGTACAACATTTTTCGATCACTACCCTAAAAACGATTATTCAACAAACATCATCGGATGGAACGATGAAGTTTTTATTCGAATTGTATGATGGTTACTCAATAGAAACCGTGTTAATGACACATAATTATGGAAATTCTGTTTGTGTAACTACACAGGTTGGATGTCGAATAGGTTGCACATTTTGTGCATCAACTTTAGGTGGTCTAAAACGGAATCTTTCTGCTGGAGAAATCGTTGCACAAGTTGTAACAGTTCAAAAGGCGTTAGATGAATTAAATGAACGTGTTAGTCATGTTGTGATAATGGGTATTGGTGAACCATTTGATAATTATGATCAAATGCTATCCTTTCTAAAAATCATCAATGATGATGCAGGTTTAAACATAGGTGCGAGACACATTACGGTTTCAACGAGTGGTATTATCCCTAAAATTTATCAATTTGCTGATGAGAACATGCAAATTAATTTTGCTATATCATTACATGCACCAAATTCAGATATAAGAAGTAATTTAATGCCTATTAATAGGGCTTATAAATTGCCAGAATTAATGGATGCGGTACGTTATTATATTGACAAAACGGGAAGGCGCGTGTCATTTGAATATGGTTTGTTTGGTGGGGTCAATGATCAAGTTGAACACGCAGAAGAGTTGGCCAAGCTGATAAAAGGAATTAACTGTCATGTGAACTTAATTCCAGTTAACTATGTACCAGAACGCGATTATGTACGCACACCGAAAAACCAAATATTTGCTTTTGAGAAAACGTTGAAGAAACGTGGAATCAATGTAACGATCAGACGTGAACATGGACATGATATCGATGCAGCCTGTGGTCAAT
This Cytobacillus sp. IB215665 DNA region includes the following protein-coding sequences:
- the fmt gene encoding methionyl-tRNA formyltransferase, producing the protein MTRVVFMGTPDFSVPVLQQLINDGYDVIAVVTQPDRPKGRKRVLTPPPVKVEAEKHGIPILQPERLSSKDEYEKVLSLQPDLIVTAAFGQLLPIEILEAPKFGCINVHASLLPELRGGAPIHYAIMEGNKKSGITIMYMEKKLDAGDIITQVEVPISETDHVGTLHDKLSVAGAKLLSETVPLLLNNKITARKQNEDEVTFAYNIKREQEKIDWSRPGYEIYNQIRGLHPWPVAYTMLDGQVMKVWWGEKMSTHNDHVAGTITSIEQDGFIVSTGDDISIKITELQPAGKKRMTAEEYLRGMGSSLQVGVQLGEGHEKK
- the rsmB gene encoding 16S rRNA (cytosine(967)-C(5))-methyltransferase RsmB, with amino-acid sequence MKKSNVRNVALDILLSIEKNQSYSNILLNRMIEKNHLNSKDIGLLTEIVYGTIQRKMTLDYFLRPFTQSKRKIEKWVYILLRMSAYQMVYLDRVPDRAIIFEAVEIAKQRGHKGISSMVNGVLRALQREGVPSLAEITDPNERLAIETSHPKWLIKRWVDQLGYEATKQMCEVNLMPPVQTVRVNTNKLTKDELLAHLSEEGYNVVQGDLSDDAIKSMKGNLAKTTAFQEGLFTVQDESSMLVAKSLNVKEHNTILDACSAPGGKATHIAELLKNTGRVVSIDLHKHKVKLVQEQVDRLELSNVETNVLDSREVQQYYAQESFDRILVDAPCSGLGVVRRKPDIKYAKTEEDVLKLAEIQMSILKAVAPLLKKDGILVYSTCTIDKAENSDVIDKFLLEHKEYEQDLTINERLPENVRPYVQNGQLQLLPHYFKTDGFYIACLRKRV
- the rlmN gene encoding 23S rRNA (adenine(2503)-C(2))-methyltransferase RlmN translates to MEDTTKTEQKNNTTNDVIKPSIYSLKLEELQSWLKSNGEKSYRAKQIFEWLYIKRVDSFDDMTNLSKSLRELLVQHFSITTLKTIIQQTSSDGTMKFLFELYDGYSIETVLMTHNYGNSVCVTTQVGCRIGCTFCASTLGGLKRNLSAGEIVAQVVTVQKALDELNERVSHVVIMGIGEPFDNYDQMLSFLKIINDDAGLNIGARHITVSTSGIIPKIYQFADENMQINFAISLHAPNSDIRSNLMPINRAYKLPELMDAVRYYIDKTGRRVSFEYGLFGGVNDQVEHAEELAKLIKGINCHVNLIPVNYVPERDYVRTPKNQIFAFEKTLKKRGINVTIRREHGHDIDAACGQLRAKERKEETR